AATCAGGCAGGGAGCTCTTCGTGCATACCGATCAGAGAGTGTTTCCGGCGTCGCCCCAGGACCAGATGCAGGCGATTGCGCGGGCGTACGTCGACCAGCAGATCCACTGCGTCGTCTCGTTCCGGGGGAGGCTCGATATCCCCGCCCTGAAGAGCGCGCTCCGCGCCCTGGCATCCGTCGAGCCGTCGCTGGGCTGCCAATTCACCGTCCGCGGCGGGAAGGGCTGCTGGGAGCTCCGGGAGGACGCGGGTGGAGACGGATGCCTCTCCACAGTCTGCACCGATACGCCCGATGCAGCGGTGCAGCGGTTTGCGGCAGGAGAGGCGCGCGCCGAGCGGGATCCCCTGGTGCAGGCGCTCCTCGTGCGTTCGGACTCGTGTGATACGCTCTGCCTCAAGGTCAACCATGTCGTCTCCGACGCGGCGGGCGTAAAGGAGATCGCCTGCCTTCTCGGCGATCTCTACTCCCGCTACCTGTCCGACGGCGACTATCGCCCCCTTCGGGGCACGTTCCGGGACCGCAGCCCCTGGCAGCTGCTGCAGCGAGCCGGGCTCTGGAACCTGCTCCGGTCCGTGCCTGCAGGCATGCCGGCGTGGCCGCGGTTCCGCCTGCCGTGCCGCAGACAGGGCAGGCCCGGGGGCGCGTTCGCCCTCCGGACCGTGGGGCCGGAGCAGTTCCGGCAGATCCGGCGGCGTTCGAAGGCTGCGGGCGCGACCATCAACGACGTGCTGCTGACCGCCTTCTTCCGGGGCCTCTGCCGCACCCTGGACCCGCCGCAGGGCGTGCCGCTCCCCGTCCAGGTCTCGGTGGACATGCGCTACCTCCTGCCGGAGGGGGAGAAGTGCCCCATCTGCAATCTCTGCGGGGCGCTCT
The genomic region above belongs to Methanomicrobiales archaeon and contains:
- a CDS encoding WS/DGAT domain-containing protein; this translates as MHTDQRVFPASPQDQMQAIARAYVDQQIHCVVSFRGRLDIPALKSALRALASVEPSLGCQFTVRGGKGCWELREDAGGDGCLSTVCTDTPDAAVQRFAAGEARAERDPLVQALLVRSDSCDTLCLKVNHVVSDAAGVKEIACLLGDLYSRYLSDGDYRPLRGTFRDRSPWQLLQRAGLWNLLRSVPAGMPAWPRFRLPCRRQGRPGGAFALRTVGPEQFRQIRRRSKAAGATINDVLLTAFFRGLCRTLDPPQGVPLPVQVSVDMRYLLPEGEKCPICNLCGALFPAFAWQPDEPFDATLARVKERMDRCKKVNQGLASMLFASGAMMLGYRTSERLLRKGAPGKRTYPLLSNIGIIDEKRLRFGTVPVSSAYFLSPIMLGSSLMMVVSTFRETMTFSIGYNPGSVATECIEGLIGTILQELSSFA